From Alteromonas sp. RKMC-009, one genomic window encodes:
- a CDS encoding acyl carrier protein, which yields MDNQQKLVQSFVQALGIGAERVTDELTYNTIKEWDSTAHMILISELENTFDVMLDTDDIIDMSSVGKAKEILTKYDVQF from the coding sequence GTGGATAATCAGCAAAAGCTCGTACAGTCATTTGTTCAGGCTCTGGGGATCGGTGCAGAGCGGGTCACGGATGAACTGACCTACAATACTATTAAAGAGTGGGATTCTACTGCACACATGATCCTGATCTCCGAGCTGGAAAACACCTTTGATGTCATGCTCGATACCGACGACATTATTGATATGAGTTCCGTGGGCAAAGCGAAAGAGATCCTGACAAAGTATGACGTCCAATTCTGA